One genomic window of Ottowia oryzae includes the following:
- a CDS encoding amino acid ABC transporter ATP-binding protein, with the protein MIQMTNVSKWYGPVQVLNNASVQVNKGDVVVVCGPSGSGKSTLIKTVNALEPVQQGEIIVNGIKVTDPKTDLPKLRSKVGMVFQHFELFPHLSVTENLTIAQIKVLGRKPDEAKTRGLKMLDRVGLMAHKDKFPGQLSGGQQQRVAIARALSMDPMVMLFDEPTSALDPEMVGEVLDVMVTLAKEGMTMMVVTHEMGFARKVANRVIFIDVGGRILEDCSKDEFFGNPEARQPRTKDFLSKILQH; encoded by the coding sequence ATGATCCAGATGACCAACGTGTCCAAGTGGTACGGCCCCGTGCAGGTGCTGAACAACGCTTCGGTCCAGGTCAACAAAGGCGACGTGGTGGTGGTGTGCGGGCCGTCCGGCTCGGGTAAATCCACCCTGATCAAGACCGTCAACGCGCTCGAACCCGTGCAGCAGGGCGAGATCATCGTCAACGGCATCAAGGTGACCGATCCCAAGACCGATCTGCCCAAGCTGCGCAGCAAGGTCGGCATGGTGTTCCAGCATTTCGAGCTGTTTCCCCACCTGTCGGTGACCGAGAACCTGACCATCGCGCAGATCAAGGTGCTGGGCCGCAAGCCCGACGAAGCCAAGACCCGCGGCCTGAAGATGCTCGACCGCGTGGGCCTGATGGCGCACAAGGACAAGTTCCCAGGCCAGTTGTCGGGCGGCCAGCAGCAGCGCGTGGCGATTGCCCGCGCGCTGAGCATGGACCCGATGGTCATGCTGTTTGATGAACCCACTTCGGCGCTCGACCCTGAAATGGTCGGCGAAGTGCTGGACGTCATGGTCACGCTGGCCAAGGAAGGCATGACGATGATGGTCGTCACCCACGAAATGGGCTTTGCCCGCAAGGTGGCCAACCGCGTGATCTTCATCGACGTGGGCGGTCGCATCCTGGAAGACTGCTCCAAGGACGAGTTCTTCGGCAACCCTGAAGCGCGCCAGCCGCGCACGAAGGATTTCCTGAGCAAGATCCTGCAGCACTGA
- a CDS encoding MetQ/NlpA family ABC transporter substrate-binding protein has translation MQWNRRNALRATTAALALGLASLGANAQTRLSIAASPVPHAEILEFVKPKLKAQGIDLDIRVFNDYVQPNLAVNDKELDANFFQHRPYLDAFNKDRKTDVVEVPNSAVHIEPFGIYSSKIKSLKELKSGALVAIPNDPSNSGRALALLAQQGLIKLKDPKSIQATALDVVDNPRKLRFRELEAAQLPRALPDVDIALINTNYALEAKLNPGKDALALESGVNSAYGNFIAVRKERVNAPEVQKLVAALRSADTKKFILDKYKGAVIPAF, from the coding sequence ATGCAATGGAATCGCCGAAACGCGCTGCGCGCCACCACTGCCGCGCTGGCCTTGGGATTGGCCTCTTTGGGCGCCAACGCCCAGACCCGGCTTTCAATCGCGGCCTCGCCAGTCCCACACGCCGAGATTCTGGAGTTCGTCAAACCCAAGCTGAAAGCGCAAGGCATTGACCTGGACATCCGCGTCTTCAACGACTACGTGCAGCCGAACCTGGCCGTGAACGACAAGGAGCTCGACGCCAATTTCTTTCAGCACCGCCCTTACCTGGATGCGTTCAACAAGGATCGCAAGACCGATGTCGTCGAGGTGCCCAACAGCGCGGTTCACATTGAGCCGTTTGGCATCTATTCCAGCAAGATCAAGTCGCTGAAAGAGCTCAAGAGCGGCGCGCTGGTCGCCATTCCGAATGACCCGTCCAACTCGGGCCGCGCGCTGGCGTTGCTGGCCCAGCAAGGTCTGATCAAGCTGAAGGACCCGAAAAGCATTCAAGCCACGGCGCTGGACGTGGTGGACAACCCGCGCAAGCTGCGATTCCGTGAGCTGGAGGCGGCGCAGCTGCCGCGCGCGCTGCCCGACGTGGACATCGCCCTGATCAACACCAACTACGCGCTGGAAGCCAAGCTGAATCCGGGCAAGGACGCGCTGGCGCTGGAGTCGGGCGTGAATTCGGCGTACGGCAACTTCATCGCGGTGCGCAAGGAGCGCGTGAATGCGCCGGAGGTGCAAAAGCTGGTTGCAGCGCTGCGCTCAGCCGATACCAAGAAGTTCATTCTGGACAAGTACAAGGGCGCTGTCATCCCGGCGTTCTGA
- a CDS encoding DctP family TRAP transporter solute-binding subunit, with product MKLRRHLLAWASAATAALALGTAMPAAAQNYKSEYRMSLVVGTAFPWGKGGEIWANKVREKTNGRINIKLYPGVSLVQGDQTREFSALRQGVIDMAVGSTINWSPQVRQLNLFSLPFLMPDYAAIDALTQGDVGKQMFGILEKAGVVPLAWGLNGYRELTNSKHAVKTPADLKGMKIRVVGSPLFLETFTALGANPTQMSWADAQPALASGAVDGQENPMSIFTAAKLHTVGQKYLTMWGYIADPLVFVVNKDVWNSWTPADRELVRQAAVEAGVEQNVIARKGLVEPGQPLLKEIEGLGVQVTRLTPTEREAFVKATRPVYDKWKAQVGADLVTAAEKSIAARKK from the coding sequence ATGAAACTTCGCCGCCACCTGCTCGCCTGGGCCAGCGCCGCCACCGCCGCATTGGCCCTGGGCACGGCCATGCCCGCTGCCGCGCAGAACTACAAGTCGGAATACCGCATGTCGCTGGTCGTCGGCACCGCCTTCCCCTGGGGCAAGGGCGGCGAGATCTGGGCGAACAAGGTGCGCGAGAAGACCAACGGGCGCATCAACATCAAGCTGTACCCCGGCGTGTCGCTGGTGCAGGGCGACCAGACGCGCGAATTCAGCGCGCTGCGCCAGGGCGTGATCGACATGGCGGTGGGCTCCACCATCAACTGGTCGCCGCAGGTGCGGCAGCTGAACCTGTTTTCGCTGCCCTTCCTCATGCCCGACTACGCCGCCATCGACGCGCTGACGCAGGGCGACGTGGGCAAGCAGATGTTCGGCATCCTGGAAAAAGCCGGTGTCGTGCCCCTGGCCTGGGGCCTGAACGGCTACCGCGAGCTGACGAACTCCAAGCACGCCGTGAAGACCCCGGCCGACCTGAAGGGCATGAAGATCCGCGTCGTCGGCTCGCCGCTGTTCCTCGAAACCTTCACCGCCCTGGGCGCCAACCCCACGCAAATGAGCTGGGCCGATGCGCAGCCGGCGCTGGCCAGCGGCGCGGTGGACGGGCAAGAAAACCCGATGAGCATCTTCACCGCTGCCAAGTTGCACACCGTGGGCCAGAAGTACCTGACGATGTGGGGCTACATCGCCGATCCGCTGGTGTTCGTCGTCAACAAAGACGTGTGGAATTCCTGGACACCCGCCGACCGCGAGCTGGTGCGCCAGGCGGCGGTGGAAGCGGGCGTCGAGCAGAACGTCATCGCCCGCAAAGGCCTGGTAGAGCCGGGCCAGCCGCTGCTGAAGGAGATCGAAGGCCTGGGCGTGCAAGTGACGCGCCTGACGCCCACCGAGCGCGAAGCCTTCGTCAAGGCCACGCGCCCCGTGTACGACAAGTGGAAGGCGCAGGTGGGCGCCGACCTGGTGACGGCCGCAGAGAAATCGATCGCTGCGCGCAAGAAGTGA
- a CDS encoding TRAP transporter large permease: MIATLLFAVFIITMLLGVPIGASLGLAGAAAIALANRDTSWFGLLAVPQNFYAGLGKYPLLAIPMFVLVGSIFDRSGVAQRLVNFAIALVGRGPGMLPLVAICVAMFLGGISGSGPANAAAVGAVMIAAMNRAGYPASYSASVVGAAAATDILIPPSVAFIVYSVLVPGASVPALFAAGMIPGVLAGIALIVPAVWLARKHGMGALEASLPRPPLLKSFIEALWGLAAPVLILGGMRMGWFTPTEAAVVAVFYGLFVGMFVYLTMTVRDLFPILKESGELSAVILLVVSLAGIFAFSLSTLGVIDPITNAIVNSGLGEYGVLALLILMLITVGMFLDGVSIFLIFVPLLWPIVQHYHWDPVWFGVLLTLKVALGQFTPPLAVNLMVSCRIANVRMEETVRWVGPMLLAMGLVMVAVIIWPELALWLPRVLGY, translated from the coding sequence ATGATCGCCACCCTGCTCTTTGCCGTCTTCATCATCACGATGCTGTTGGGCGTGCCCATTGGCGCGTCGCTGGGCCTGGCCGGCGCGGCGGCCATTGCGCTGGCCAACCGCGACACGTCGTGGTTCGGGCTGCTGGCGGTGCCGCAGAACTTCTACGCCGGGCTGGGCAAGTACCCGCTGCTGGCCATCCCGATGTTCGTGCTGGTCGGCTCGATCTTTGATCGATCCGGCGTGGCGCAGCGGCTGGTCAACTTTGCCATTGCGCTGGTGGGGCGCGGGCCGGGCATGCTGCCGCTGGTGGCAATCTGCGTGGCGATGTTCCTGGGCGGCATCTCGGGCTCTGGCCCGGCCAACGCGGCCGCAGTGGGCGCCGTGATGATCGCGGCGATGAACCGCGCTGGCTACCCGGCCAGCTATTCGGCCAGCGTGGTGGGCGCAGCGGCAGCGACCGACATCCTGATTCCGCCCAGCGTGGCCTTCATCGTCTATTCGGTGCTGGTGCCTGGCGCGTCGGTGCCGGCGCTGTTTGCCGCCGGGATGATTCCGGGCGTGCTGGCCGGCATCGCGCTGATCGTTCCCGCCGTGTGGCTGGCGCGCAAGCACGGCATGGGCGCACTGGAAGCCTCGCTGCCGCGCCCGCCGCTGCTCAAAAGCTTTATCGAAGCGCTGTGGGGCCTGGCCGCGCCGGTGCTGATTCTGGGCGGCATGCGGATGGGCTGGTTCACCCCCACCGAGGCGGCGGTGGTGGCGGTGTTCTACGGCCTGTTCGTGGGCATGTTCGTCTACCTCACGATGACGGTGCGCGACCTGTTCCCCATCCTGAAAGAGTCGGGCGAGCTGTCGGCCGTGATCCTGCTCGTGGTGTCGCTGGCGGGCATCTTTGCGTTTTCGCTGTCCACCCTGGGCGTGATCGACCCGATCACCAACGCCATCGTCAACTCGGGCCTGGGCGAATACGGCGTGCTGGCGCTGCTGATCCTGATGCTGATCACCGTGGGCATGTTCCTGGACGGTGTGTCCATCTTCCTGATCTTCGTGCCGCTGCTCTGGCCCATCGTGCAGCACTACCACTGGGACCCGGTGTGGTTCGGCGTGCTGCTGACGCTGAAAGTGGCGCTGGGCCAGTTCACCCCGCCGCTGGCCGTCAACCTGATGGTGTCGTGCCGCATCGCCAACGTGCGCATGGAAGAAACCGTGCGCTGGGTGGGCCCCATGCTGCTGGCGATGGGCCTGGTGATGGTGGCCGTGATCATCTGGCCCGAACTGGCGCTGTGGCTGCCGCGCGTGCTGGGCTACTGA
- a CDS encoding TRAP transporter small permease, with protein MSLSNESAPPTAPRPAPVQPAATRVPLAIEDWATVIIMALLALITFANVLVRYFTNASFAWTEEVSVFLMIVLAMVAGSAAVARNRHIRIEYFADAGPESRQRALARLGAALVAVLFGLMAVLSARVLWDDVQYGETSPGIGVPQWWYSMWLPILSVAIMLRAVGLMLRGGQPAEDSVALPTSPEVRAEEHAP; from the coding sequence ATGTCCCTTTCCAACGAATCCGCGCCGCCCACGGCGCCGCGCCCAGCGCCCGTGCAGCCCGCAGCCACCCGCGTACCGCTGGCCATTGAAGACTGGGCGACGGTCATCATCATGGCGCTGCTGGCGCTGATCACCTTTGCCAACGTGCTGGTGCGCTACTTCACCAACGCATCGTTTGCGTGGACGGAAGAGGTGTCGGTTTTCCTGATGATCGTGCTGGCCATGGTGGCCGGCTCGGCCGCGGTGGCGCGCAACCGGCACATCCGCATCGAGTACTTCGCCGACGCCGGCCCCGAATCGCGCCAGCGCGCCCTGGCCCGTTTGGGCGCCGCGCTGGTAGCGGTGCTGTTCGGGCTGATGGCGGTGCTGTCGGCGCGCGTGCTGTGGGACGACGTGCAGTACGGCGAAACCTCGCCCGGCATCGGCGTGCCGCAGTGGTGGTATTCGATGTGGCTGCCCATCTTGAGCGTGGCGATCATGCTGCGCGCCGTGGGGCTGATGCTGCGCGGCGGCCAGCCTGCCGAAGACAGCGTGGCGCTGCCTACCTCGCCCGAAGTGCGTGCCGAGGAGCACGCACCATGA
- the rnk gene encoding nucleoside diphosphate kinase regulator → MSSTAELHRTITDLDHVRIHNLLRRQAAAGAATDHAEELSEVIDLADQVRPQEIAAHIVTMYSKVRVADASGAERSLTLCYPPDADAAQGMISVLSPIGTALLGLSVGDTARWLGADGKPGQLQVRAIEFQPEASGDYTA, encoded by the coding sequence ATGTCGTCCACCGCCGAACTGCACCGCACCATTACCGATCTGGACCACGTGCGCATCCACAACCTGTTGCGCCGCCAGGCAGCCGCCGGTGCCGCCACCGACCACGCCGAGGAATTGTCTGAAGTGATCGACCTGGCCGACCAGGTGCGCCCGCAGGAGATCGCTGCCCACATCGTCACCATGTATTCGAAGGTGCGCGTGGCCGATGCCAGCGGCGCCGAACGCAGCCTGACCCTGTGCTACCCGCCCGACGCCGATGCCGCGCAGGGCATGATTTCCGTGCTGTCCCCCATAGGCACCGCCCTGCTGGGCCTGAGCGTGGGTGATACCGCACGCTGGCTGGGCGCCGACGGCAAGCCCGGCCAGCTGCAGGTGCGCGCCATCGAGTTTCAGCCCGAGGCCAGCGGCGACTACACCGCCTGA
- a CDS encoding YXWGXW repeat-containing protein, which translates to MNLSRAFIVRAHRGVLCTLAVGALAGALSGCVTRVVEQRPVVVERPAPPRPVVVQQVRPMPAPIREDRGAPPAPDFNWVPGHWKWAGNDWQWVHGNWVRQPVPPMPEVIVETIPVAPAPQAMWVPGHWVWRWNGGGWQWERGHWQR; encoded by the coding sequence ATGAATCTGTCCCGTGCTTTCATCGTTCGCGCGCACCGTGGCGTGCTGTGCACCTTGGCCGTCGGCGCCCTGGCCGGCGCACTGTCCGGTTGCGTCACCCGCGTCGTCGAGCAGCGCCCCGTCGTGGTGGAGCGCCCCGCGCCGCCGCGCCCCGTTGTGGTGCAGCAAGTGCGCCCCATGCCCGCGCCCATCCGCGAAGACCGCGGTGCCCCGCCTGCGCCTGACTTCAACTGGGTGCCCGGCCACTGGAAATGGGCTGGCAACGATTGGCAGTGGGTCCACGGCAACTGGGTGCGCCAGCCCGTGCCGCCCATGCCCGAAGTGATCGTCGAAACCATCCCCGTCGCCCCCGCGCCGCAGGCCATGTGGGTGCCCGGCCACTGGGTGTGGCGCTGGAACGGCGGCGGCTGGCAATGGGAGCGCGGCCACTGGCAGCGCTGA
- a CDS encoding Zn-dependent hydrolase, with the protein MNTDTLSPSHRALAINSERLWDSLMTLAEIGATDKGGVCRLALTDLDRQGRELFVRWTRDAGCSVRVDAIGNIFARREGSDPSRPAVATGSHIDTQPTGGKFDGNYGVLAGLEVLRTLNDAGVRTVAPLEVCVWTNEEGSRFVPVMMGSGVYAGDFTLETALAAVDRDGISVGHALQAIGFAGNAPAAVADGAPRFGAYFEAHIEQGPVLEDADIPLGVVTGALGQRWYDVTVTGQEAHAGPTPMRLRRDALQAATALMQEVVATAMDEQPDGRGTVGYVQVYPNSRNVIPGKVVFTVDFRHANDEGLSRMDARLRQACAAAQAVGRVQVQVEQTVYYPPAHFAPELVAAVRHGAERAGLPHMDIVSGAGHDAVYVARTAPTSMIFVPCKDGISHNEIEDAQPEHLAAGCNVLLHAMLEQAGVAAT; encoded by the coding sequence ATGAACACCGACACCCTTTCGCCCAGCCACCGCGCGCTTGCCATCAACAGCGAGCGGCTGTGGGATTCCCTCATGACGCTGGCCGAGATTGGCGCCACCGACAAGGGCGGCGTCTGTCGCCTGGCCTTGACCGACCTCGATCGCCAGGGGCGCGAGCTGTTCGTGCGCTGGACGCGCGACGCCGGCTGCAGCGTGCGCGTGGACGCCATCGGCAACATCTTCGCGCGCCGCGAGGGCAGCGACCCCAGCCGCCCGGCCGTGGCCACCGGCAGCCACATCGACACGCAGCCCACCGGCGGCAAGTTCGATGGCAACTATGGCGTGCTGGCCGGGCTGGAGGTGCTGCGCACGCTGAACGACGCGGGTGTGCGCACGGTCGCGCCGCTGGAAGTGTGCGTGTGGACGAACGAAGAGGGATCGCGCTTCGTGCCCGTCATGATGGGCTCAGGCGTGTACGCCGGTGATTTCACGCTGGAAACGGCGTTGGCCGCCGTCGACCGCGACGGCATCTCTGTGGGGCACGCGCTGCAGGCGATCGGGTTTGCCGGCAACGCCCCTGCTGCCGTGGCAGACGGTGCACCGCGCTTCGGCGCCTACTTTGAAGCCCATATCGAGCAAGGCCCGGTACTGGAAGACGCCGACATCCCCCTGGGCGTGGTCACCGGTGCGCTGGGGCAGCGCTGGTACGACGTGACCGTGACCGGCCAGGAAGCGCACGCCGGCCCCACCCCCATGCGCCTGCGCCGCGACGCCCTGCAGGCCGCCACCGCGCTGATGCAGGAAGTCGTCGCCACCGCCATGGACGAGCAGCCCGATGGACGCGGCACGGTAGGTTACGTACAGGTGTACCCCAACTCGCGCAACGTCATCCCAGGCAAGGTAGTTTTCACGGTGGATTTCCGCCACGCCAACGACGAAGGCCTGTCGCGCATGGACGCCCGGCTGCGCCAAGCGTGCGCCGCCGCGCAGGCGGTTGGCCGGGTGCAAGTGCAGGTCGAGCAGACGGTGTACTACCCGCCGGCACATTTCGCGCCAGAGTTGGTCGCGGCCGTGCGCCACGGCGCCGAACGCGCGGGCCTGCCGCACATGGACATCGTCAGCGGCGCGGGGCACGATGCCGTCTATGTGGCGCGCACAGCGCCTACGTCGATGATCTTCGTGCCCTGCAAAGACGGCATCTCGCACAACGAGATCGAAGACGCCCAGCCAGAGCACCTGGCCGCTGGCTGCAACGTGCTGCTGCATGCCATGCTGGAGCAGGCCGGCGTCGCTGCCACCTGA
- a CDS encoding amidase: MSPYDPAHAFVPYPEVPVSDAGTGPLSGLCFGVKDLFDVAGYPTGGGNPIVLARSGIKSRTAPTVQRLLDAGARFVGKTVTDELAFSMTGNNVHFGAPLNGAAPSRIAGGSSSGSASAVSHQLCDFALGTDTGGSVRAPANHCGLYGLRPTHGRISLEGALHLAPSLDTCGWFARDVQTFARVADVLLGPDFAPLPDQVRLLRPTDVWALSAPEAVAALAPALQAIEGLLGDAMPVEARLDSFEAMYWAFRYVQGREAWMTDGPLLERYAPPLGAAVQQRLNWSRTVTDEQFAHATAFRLRFRTHLAALLGHNGVMVIPTMHDIAPLRTDTEEAVEDYRNRSTESLCMAGLSGFPQLSMPLASRDGAPLGLSLLGPAGSDRGLVALAERIAASL; the protein is encoded by the coding sequence ATGTCACCGTACGACCCCGCCCACGCCTTCGTTCCCTACCCGGAAGTGCCCGTCTCTGACGCTGGCACCGGCCCGCTGTCCGGGCTGTGCTTTGGCGTCAAGGATCTGTTCGACGTCGCCGGTTACCCCACCGGCGGTGGCAACCCGATCGTGCTAGCGCGCTCGGGCATCAAGTCACGCACAGCGCCCACCGTGCAGCGCCTGCTGGACGCCGGGGCGCGCTTCGTCGGCAAAACGGTGACCGACGAGCTGGCGTTTTCGATGACCGGCAATAACGTGCACTTCGGCGCGCCCCTCAACGGCGCCGCGCCCAGCCGCATTGCGGGCGGGTCGTCCTCCGGCTCGGCCTCGGCCGTTTCCCACCAACTGTGCGATTTCGCGTTGGGCACCGACACCGGCGGCTCAGTGCGCGCACCGGCCAACCATTGCGGGCTGTATGGCCTGCGGCCCACGCACGGGCGCATCAGCCTGGAAGGTGCACTGCATCTGGCCCCCAGCCTGGACACGTGCGGCTGGTTCGCGCGGGACGTGCAGACCTTCGCGCGCGTGGCCGACGTGCTGCTCGGCCCGGACTTCGCCCCTCTGCCGGATCAAGTGCGCTTGCTGCGGCCCACCGACGTATGGGCGCTCTCAGCGCCCGAGGCCGTGGCCGCGCTGGCGCCTGCACTGCAGGCAATCGAAGGTCTATTGGGTGACGCTATGCCCGTTGAGGCGCGGCTCGACAGCTTCGAGGCCATGTACTGGGCGTTTCGCTACGTTCAGGGCCGCGAGGCCTGGATGACGGACGGCCCCCTGCTGGAACGCTATGCGCCACCGCTGGGCGCCGCCGTGCAGCAGCGGCTGAACTGGTCGCGCACGGTGACCGACGAGCAGTTCGCCCACGCCACCGCCTTCCGCCTGCGCTTTCGCACCCATCTGGCCGCACTGCTGGGCCACAACGGCGTGATGGTGATCCCCACGATGCACGACATCGCCCCGCTGCGCACCGACACGGAAGAGGCGGTTGAGGACTACCGCAACCGCTCAACCGAATCGCTTTGCATGGCCGGCCTGTCGGGATTTCCGCAGCTGTCGATGCCATTGGCTAGCCGAGACGGCGCGCCGCTGGGCCTGTCGCTGCTGGGCCCCGCGGGCAGCGACCGCGGGCTGGTCGCGCTGGCAGAGCGCATCGCCGCCAGCTTATGA
- a CDS encoding ABC transporter ATP-binding protein: MVHLRDLTVTFTGGSKPVRAVSGVSLDVRRGETVALIGESGSGKSVTMRTLLRLHPERRTQMGGTARVAGRDVLALSGRALADYRGKVASMIFQEPLLALDPVYTVGAQIVESLRRHEGLDRAAAHQRALALFERVRIPSPERRLAAYPHEMSGGMRQRAMIALALACSPQLLLADEPTTALDATVQIQILLLLRELQRDLGLACIFVTHDIGAAVEVADRMAVMYAGRIVEEGTVRELIHTPRHPYTIALLQSRAHGAMARGTPLPTIAGSPPDLAALPPGCAFAARCALASDACRAAQPMAVQFSPTHQARCIHTEQAAAMLAVPA; encoded by the coding sequence ATGGTGCATCTGCGTGACCTGACGGTCACCTTCACGGGCGGGAGCAAGCCGGTTCGCGCCGTCAGCGGCGTGAGCCTGGACGTTCGGCGCGGCGAAACTGTCGCGCTGATCGGTGAATCAGGCTCTGGAAAAAGCGTGACGATGCGCACCTTGCTGCGCCTGCACCCCGAGCGGCGCACCCAAATGGGCGGCACCGCGCGCGTGGCCGGTCGCGACGTGTTGGCCCTTTCGGGCCGTGCGCTGGCCGACTACCGCGGCAAGGTGGCGTCCATGATTTTTCAAGAGCCGCTGCTGGCACTGGATCCGGTCTACACCGTGGGCGCGCAAATCGTCGAATCGCTGCGCCGGCACGAAGGACTTGATCGCGCCGCCGCCCACCAGCGCGCACTGGCGCTGTTCGAGCGCGTGCGCATTCCCAGCCCAGAGCGGCGGCTGGCCGCCTACCCGCACGAGATGTCGGGCGGTATGCGCCAACGCGCCATGATCGCGCTGGCGCTGGCCTGCAGCCCGCAGTTGCTGCTGGCCGACGAACCCACCACCGCGCTCGACGCCACCGTGCAAATCCAGATCCTGCTGCTGCTGCGCGAGCTGCAGCGCGACCTGGGCTTGGCGTGCATCTTCGTCACCCACGACATCGGGGCGGCAGTGGAAGTGGCCGACCGCATGGCGGTCATGTACGCCGGGCGCATCGTCGAGGAAGGCACCGTGCGCGAGCTGATTCACACGCCACGCCACCCCTACACCATTGCCCTGCTGCAAAGCCGGGCACACGGCGCCATGGCGCGCGGCACACCATTGCCCACCATCGCAGGATCGCCACCCGACCTGGCCGCGCTGCCGCCCGGCTGCGCCTTCGCCGCCCGTTGCGCCCTGGCCAGCGATGCGTGCCGCGCCGCCCAGCCGATGGCGGTCCAGTTTTCGCCCACCCACCAGGCGCGCTGCATCCACACCGAACAAGCAGCGGCCATGTTGGCCGTGCCCGCTTGA
- a CDS encoding ABC transporter ATP-binding protein: protein MLDALKNDVGGPAQPLLTIRGLQKLFPLKKGVLGQSGGVVRAVDGVDFEVMKGETLGVVGESGCGKSTTARLLMHLIEPTAGEVIFDGRVVGGRGLTLKEFRRQVQMVFQDSYASLNPRLTIEDSIAFGPVVHGVPRREAVARGRDLLARVGLEPARFAGRYPHELSGGQRQRVNIARALALQPRLIILDEAVSALDKSVEAQVINLLMDLKKEFSLTYVFISHDLNVVRYISDRVMVMYLGQVAEIGPADALYEAAAHPYTGALLSSMPSMDPDHRTEQVPLAGDPPNPINPPSGCRFHPRCPVAAPVCSQRAPALDAISAQHRVRCLMYEAGSGHPRAPVLAQAA from the coding sequence ATGCTGGACGCATTGAAGAACGACGTCGGTGGCCCGGCACAGCCGCTGCTGACCATTCGCGGGTTGCAAAAGCTGTTTCCGCTCAAGAAGGGCGTTCTGGGCCAAAGCGGCGGGGTGGTTCGCGCTGTCGACGGCGTGGACTTCGAAGTGATGAAGGGCGAGACGCTGGGCGTGGTGGGCGAATCGGGCTGCGGCAAGTCGACCACCGCGCGGCTGCTGATGCACCTGATCGAGCCCACCGCGGGCGAAGTGATCTTCGACGGCCGCGTCGTGGGTGGCCGGGGCTTGACGCTGAAGGAGTTTCGTCGCCAGGTGCAGATGGTGTTCCAAGACAGCTACGCGTCGCTCAACCCGCGCCTGACGATCGAAGATTCCATCGCTTTCGGCCCGGTAGTGCATGGCGTGCCCCGGCGCGAAGCCGTCGCCCGCGGCCGCGATCTGCTGGCACGCGTAGGGCTGGAGCCGGCGCGCTTTGCCGGCCGCTACCCGCACGAGCTGTCAGGCGGCCAGCGCCAGCGCGTGAACATCGCACGCGCCCTGGCCTTGCAGCCGCGCCTAATCATCCTGGACGAAGCGGTTTCGGCGCTGGACAAATCGGTGGAAGCTCAGGTCATCAACCTGCTGATGGACTTGAAGAAGGAGTTTTCACTTACCTACGTCTTCATCAGCCATGACCTGAACGTGGTGCGCTACATCAGCGACCGCGTGATGGTGATGTACCTCGGCCAGGTGGCCGAAATCGGCCCGGCTGATGCGCTGTATGAAGCCGCCGCCCACCCTTACACAGGCGCGCTGCTGTCATCCATGCCTTCGATGGACCCGGATCACCGCACCGAGCAGGTGCCACTCGCCGGCGATCCGCCCAACCCCATCAACCCACCGAGTGGCTGCCGATTCCATCCGCGCTGCCCCGTGGCAGCGCCTGTGTGCAGCCAGCGCGCCCCAGCGCTGGACGCCATCAGCGCGCAGCACCGCGTGCGCTGCCTGATGTACGAAGCCGGCAGCGGCCACCCGCGCGCCCCCGTCCTTGCTCAAGCTGCGTAA